The Algoriphagus halophilus genome window below encodes:
- a CDS encoding choice-of-anchor I family protein, producing the protein MRKFYLVFLFGVLASSCRERISSPGPVSLTFDEISSLKVGGEAAAEITTYDPITQKLFVVNNSDGLSQVDVIDFSDPVNPTLLSPIEITPFGGGLNSVAVKNGMLAIAIEAETKTDPGTIVVFETSNLLAPVANLTVGALPDMVAFSPDGRYIVSANEGEPNDDYDIDPEGSISIIDTQKGFEVSTLGFASFENQRAELEAKGFRIFGPNATFAQDIEPEYVTIDPTSDFAWVTLQENNGIAKVDLNNKMITDIFPMGLKDHMLSENEIDVSDRDGISGNFQNWPLLSFYMPDAIETFQVGNNNFLITANEGDTRDYDGYSEEERIKDLELDPVAFPNAELLQQDENMGRLTITRSQGDIDQDGDFDVLYGIGGRSFSIWNGSTGELVRDYNRLEKELISAQPNLYDDGRSDNKGVEAEGIEIGEIRGKNIVFVGLERSDAIMVYQINGAAGLQLLQVLDGIDKPGDTGHDAPEGLLFIPAEESPNGKPLFIVSSEDDGKITVYQN; encoded by the coding sequence ATGAGAAAGTTTTACTTAGTATTTTTATTTGGAGTATTAGCCTCCAGTTGTAGAGAGAGGATTTCTTCTCCAGGTCCAGTTAGCCTCACTTTTGATGAAATCAGTAGCTTAAAAGTTGGAGGAGAAGCAGCAGCTGAAATCACTACTTATGATCCCATCACCCAAAAACTTTTCGTAGTAAACAATAGTGATGGGCTTTCGCAAGTGGATGTTATTGATTTTTCAGATCCGGTAAACCCAACTTTACTAAGTCCAATTGAAATCACTCCTTTTGGAGGTGGTCTTAATTCGGTTGCAGTAAAAAATGGAATGCTGGCCATCGCGATTGAAGCTGAAACCAAAACGGATCCAGGTACCATCGTGGTATTCGAAACTTCTAATTTATTGGCCCCAGTTGCTAATTTGACGGTTGGCGCACTTCCAGACATGGTTGCGTTTAGCCCTGATGGCCGCTATATAGTATCCGCCAATGAAGGGGAGCCAAATGATGATTATGATATCGACCCGGAAGGTTCCATCTCAATTATAGATACTCAAAAAGGATTTGAAGTGAGTACACTCGGCTTTGCATCTTTCGAAAATCAACGTGCTGAGTTAGAGGCTAAGGGTTTTAGGATCTTTGGACCCAATGCTACATTTGCTCAAGATATAGAGCCAGAATATGTGACAATCGACCCCACTTCTGATTTCGCCTGGGTAACCCTACAGGAAAATAATGGAATCGCAAAAGTGGACCTGAATAATAAAATGATTACTGATATTTTTCCTATGGGATTGAAAGACCATATGCTTTCAGAAAATGAAATTGATGTGAGTGATCGAGATGGTATCTCAGGAAATTTCCAAAATTGGCCTTTGTTATCATTTTACATGCCTGATGCCATTGAAACTTTCCAAGTCGGAAATAACAATTTCTTAATCACGGCGAATGAAGGTGACACTAGAGATTATGACGGATACAGTGAAGAAGAAAGGATCAAAGATTTAGAGTTGGACCCTGTCGCTTTTCCAAATGCTGAATTGCTTCAGCAAGACGAAAATATGGGTAGGCTAACCATTACAAGGAGTCAAGGTGATATAGACCAAGATGGAGATTTTGATGTTCTTTATGGGATCGGAGGAAGGTCTTTTTCTATTTGGAATGGAAGCACTGGAGAATTGGTAAGGGATTATAATAGGCTGGAAAAAGAATTAATCTCCGCCCAACCAAATCTTTATGATGATGGAAGAAGTGATAATAAAGGGGTAGAGGCGGAAGGAATTGAAATCGGTGAAATAAGAGGAAAAAACATCGTATTTGTAGGTCTAGAAAGATCAGATGCAATAATGGTCTACCAAATAAATGGGGCTGCAGGTTTACAACTTCTTCAGGTTTTGGATGGAATTGATAAACCTGGAGACACAGGACATGATGCTCCGGAAGGATTGCTATTTATTCCAGCTGAAGAAAGTCCAAATGGGAAGCCACTATTTATTGTGAGTTCTGAGGATGATGGAAAAATTACTGTCTATCAGAATTAA
- a CDS encoding phosphotransferase enzyme family protein, with translation MNNEQIAAILNQYDFLKGTAFSFKTFGSGLIHGTFLVETPESKFILQEFNNSVFWYPERIANNHWILGEQGNVNELPFALPLPRLNESGDSLTKFENKLFRLFDFVNGETLQEIQKPEQAYLAAKAYGIFASWAKDIDAHQMQESIPRFHQLDWRFENLEKAAKEANTLSAEEQKVLNFYLLQKPLVEKYLEFQASCPLRITHNDTKINNLIFSEDLETISAVIDLDTLMGGLLLYDFGDLVRTVACSEVETSQNWDHLGLRPAIFEELLKGYWEGISEMASKEEAQSLLIAGEVMTCIMGLRFLTDHLQGNVYYKVQYPEQNFHRAKNQMIYLKSQQDHAEEIKSLWNKITGLKN, from the coding sequence ATGAATAATGAGCAAATCGCAGCTATCTTAAATCAATACGATTTCTTAAAAGGAACAGCGTTCTCTTTCAAAACTTTTGGTTCAGGACTCATTCATGGAACCTTTTTGGTTGAAACTCCTGAATCAAAATTCATTTTACAAGAATTCAACAATTCTGTTTTTTGGTATCCTGAACGAATTGCCAACAACCATTGGATTTTAGGCGAACAAGGAAACGTAAATGAACTGCCTTTTGCCCTCCCTTTACCTCGTTTGAACGAGTCTGGAGATTCACTCACCAAGTTTGAAAACAAGCTCTTTAGACTATTTGATTTTGTCAATGGAGAAACGCTCCAGGAGATTCAGAAGCCTGAACAGGCCTATTTAGCAGCCAAAGCCTATGGCATTTTTGCCAGTTGGGCAAAAGATATTGATGCCCATCAAATGCAAGAGTCTATTCCTAGATTCCATCAGTTGGATTGGAGATTCGAAAATTTGGAAAAAGCAGCCAAAGAAGCGAATACCTTATCGGCTGAGGAGCAAAAAGTGCTCAATTTCTATTTATTACAAAAGCCCCTGGTTGAAAAGTATCTTGAATTCCAAGCCTCCTGTCCACTACGAATCACACACAACGACACAAAAATCAACAACCTCATTTTTTCAGAAGATTTAGAAACCATATCCGCAGTAATTGATTTGGATACCTTGATGGGAGGATTGCTTTTATATGATTTTGGAGACTTAGTTAGAACAGTCGCTTGCTCAGAAGTCGAAACCAGCCAAAACTGGGATCACTTAGGCCTTCGTCCTGCCATTTTTGAAGAGTTATTAAAAGGCTATTGGGAAGGGATCTCAGAAATGGCATCTAAAGAAGAAGCTCAATCTCTATTGATCGCTGGAGAGGTAATGACCTGCATCATGGGATTGCGGTTTTTGACTGACCACTTACAAGGAAATGTATATTATAAAGTTCAATACCCAGAGCAAAACTTTCATAGGGCAAAAAACCAGATGATCTACCTTAAAAGTCAGCAAGATCATGCTGAAGAGATCAAATCTTTATGGAATAAAATTACTGGCCTAAAAAATTGA
- a CDS encoding sodium:solute symporter family protein, with product MNVTAIDWGIIAAFFVISLLIGLFTAKKAGSSAKEFFLSGRNMPWWLLGVSMVATTFSADTPNLVTDIVRKNGVAGNWAWWAFLLTGMLTVFVYAKLWRRSEVTTDLEFYELRYSGKGAAFLRAFRAIYLGVFFNVVIMATVSLAAIKIGGVMLGLSPIQTLLIASIVTVIYSSLGGLKGVLLTDFFQFFIAMIGSFGAAYFILDLPEIGSLNNLLAHENVADKLNFLPEFSDPNVYIPLFIMPIAIQWWATWYPGAEPGGGGYIAQRMLSAKDEKNAMGATLFFNIAHYALRPWPWILIALSSLVIFPNISDLQAAFPEIPVDKLGDDLAYSAMLTYLPTGLIGIVLASLIAAVMSTLSTHLNWGSSYVVNDFYLRFIKPDASDKQLVAVGRISTVLLMTFSAILALALSSALDAFNILLQIGAGTGLIFILRWFWWRINAYTEISAMAISFVVAIFFEVINPKVNWILIPENQAYLKLIYSVSITTVGWLIVTFITQPEKDEVLLSFYRKVTPAAFGWKKVLDRYPAEKQVIGQLPKEIGLMVIGTIMIYSALFSTGFFIYGNLLGGIIAGVIAVAGGFILIKSWKSIH from the coding sequence ATGAATGTAACCGCCATAGATTGGGGCATTATAGCCGCCTTCTTTGTGATCTCACTGTTAATTGGTCTTTTCACTGCCAAAAAAGCGGGAAGCTCTGCAAAAGAATTCTTCCTTTCAGGTAGAAACATGCCTTGGTGGCTATTAGGTGTTTCTATGGTTGCCACCACCTTTTCTGCAGATACTCCAAATTTGGTGACTGATATTGTCAGAAAGAACGGAGTTGCAGGTAACTGGGCATGGTGGGCTTTTCTTTTGACAGGGATGCTTACTGTTTTTGTGTATGCCAAGTTGTGGAGAAGATCAGAGGTTACAACAGACTTGGAATTTTATGAATTAAGATATTCTGGAAAAGGTGCTGCTTTCTTAAGAGCATTCCGTGCCATCTACTTGGGGGTGTTTTTCAATGTGGTGATTATGGCAACAGTTTCTCTTGCTGCTATTAAAATTGGTGGGGTCATGCTTGGGTTAAGTCCTATCCAGACTTTGTTAATAGCATCCATCGTGACGGTGATTTACAGTTCCTTAGGCGGACTTAAAGGAGTATTACTAACCGATTTTTTCCAGTTCTTTATCGCGATGATTGGTTCCTTCGGGGCGGCATATTTTATTTTGGATCTCCCTGAAATCGGGTCCTTAAATAATTTGTTAGCCCATGAAAATGTTGCTGATAAATTAAATTTCCTTCCTGAGTTTTCAGATCCAAATGTCTATATACCATTGTTTATTATGCCAATTGCTATTCAGTGGTGGGCTACTTGGTATCCAGGGGCTGAGCCTGGAGGTGGTGGATACATCGCTCAGCGAATGCTTTCGGCAAAGGATGAGAAAAATGCGATGGGTGCAACTTTGTTTTTCAATATTGCCCATTATGCTTTGAGACCATGGCCTTGGATCCTTATTGCTTTATCTTCTTTAGTAATCTTCCCGAATATTTCAGATTTGCAAGCGGCGTTTCCAGAAATCCCGGTTGATAAATTAGGTGATGACTTGGCGTATTCAGCGATGTTGACGTATCTACCTACTGGGTTGATTGGTATCGTTCTGGCTTCTTTAATTGCAGCAGTGATGTCCACCTTATCTACTCACCTGAACTGGGGATCATCCTATGTGGTAAATGATTTTTATTTAAGATTCATCAAGCCTGATGCTTCAGATAAGCAACTAGTAGCTGTAGGAAGAATTTCTACGGTATTATTAATGACCTTCTCAGCGATTTTAGCGTTGGCATTATCCTCAGCATTGGATGCATTTAATATTCTATTACAGATTGGAGCTGGAACAGGTTTGATCTTTATTCTAAGATGGTTCTGGTGGAGAATTAACGCGTACACTGAAATATCCGCAATGGCGATTTCATTTGTAGTAGCTATTTTCTTTGAAGTGATCAATCCAAAAGTTAACTGGATTTTGATTCCTGAAAATCAGGCTTACCTCAAATTGATTTATAGTGTAAGTATTACGACCGTAGGTTGGTTGATCGTAACCTTCATTACCCAGCCAGAGAAAGACGAAGTATTACTTTCTTTCTATAGAAAGGTTACCCCAGCGGCTTTCGGTTGGAAAAAAGTATTAGATAGATATCCTGCTGAAAAGCAAGTAATCGGCCAATTGCCAAAAGAGATTGGTTTGATGGTGATCGGAACAATTATGATTTATTCAGCATTATTCTCTACCGGATTCTTTATCTATGGGAATCTACTGGGTGGAATTATTGCTGGGGTAATTGCAGTGGCAGGAGGATTTATTTTGATTAAATCCTGGAAAAGTATCCATTAA
- a CDS encoding DinB family protein, whose amino-acid sequence MNKVIRLFAGAVFASFLMLTAGVVNAQTTMDEYMVKWENAKNYTLAILDKMPDSGMDYKTDPKAMSFKGQIHHVGNAIVGISQGFLKGSDPGFEINLETASRSELAEYVGKCFDYGKKTIAALSAEDLGEKIEVFGNTVSRRQVAALLMDHTSHHNGSAVAYIRVQGAEPPAYVGF is encoded by the coding sequence ATGAACAAAGTAATACGATTATTTGCGGGAGCGGTTTTCGCTTCATTTTTGATGCTGACAGCAGGAGTTGTCAATGCACAGACTACGATGGATGAGTATATGGTAAAATGGGAAAACGCCAAAAATTATACCCTTGCCATTTTAGATAAAATGCCTGATTCTGGGATGGATTATAAAACCGACCCAAAGGCTATGTCTTTCAAAGGGCAAATCCATCACGTTGGAAATGCAATTGTTGGGATTTCTCAGGGGTTTCTCAAAGGTTCTGATCCGGGATTTGAAATCAATTTGGAAACCGCAAGTAGATCAGAATTAGCTGAATATGTAGGCAAATGCTTTGATTATGGGAAGAAAACCATAGCAGCATTATCTGCGGAAGATCTTGGTGAAAAAATAGAGGTTTTTGGTAATACTGTTTCTAGAAGGCAAGTTGCAGCATTATTGATGGATCATACTTCACATCATAATGGATCAGCAGTTGCTTATATTAGAGTTCAAGGTGCTGAACCGCCTGCTTATGTAGGCTTCTAA
- a CDS encoding nitroreductase family protein: MQRPDFNIEEVNKIIRGRRSMFVAQFKENDPIEDSIIEEMLENARWAPTHKLTQPWRFIVYKGEGLKTFGKYQAELYKKRAEKNGTPFIEATYEKFLNNPQKASHVIAILLNRSEGIPLMEEISAVAMAVQNMYLTASAHGLAGYWGTGGPTFWPEAREDFGLEGEDMLMGFFYVAKPATDQWPAGKRDTMEDKVAWITE, encoded by the coding sequence ATGCAAAGACCTGATTTCAATATAGAAGAAGTCAATAAAATCATTCGTGGACGAAGATCCATGTTTGTCGCTCAGTTTAAAGAAAATGATCCGATTGAGGACAGCATCATTGAAGAGATGTTGGAAAATGCCAGATGGGCTCCTACCCATAAACTTACTCAGCCTTGGAGATTTATCGTCTATAAAGGGGAAGGATTAAAGACTTTTGGCAAATATCAAGCTGAACTTTATAAAAAAAGAGCAGAAAAAAATGGAACTCCATTTATAGAGGCCACTTATGAAAAATTTCTGAATAATCCTCAAAAAGCTTCTCATGTCATTGCAATTCTATTGAATCGATCAGAGGGAATTCCATTGATGGAAGAGATCTCTGCCGTAGCGATGGCTGTTCAAAACATGTATTTGACTGCTTCAGCTCATGGATTAGCAGGGTATTGGGGCACGGGGGGTCCTACCTTTTGGCCAGAAGCTAGAGAGGATTTTGGATTGGAAGGGGAAGATATGCTGATGGGTTTCTTCTATGTCGCTAAACCAGCCACCGACCAATGGCCTGCTGGCAAAAGGGATACAATGGAGGATAAAGTTGCCTGGATTACAGAATAA
- a CDS encoding S10 family peptidase, producing the protein MKTNLSILVFLLGMISQSFAQEEKAEKTEVNRDPIKFEKAMSGTFNGQKVDYNAVVSETFLRNSKGEVTAGLWSTAYIRTGVDSSKRPVTFIFNGGPGSASFWLHMGFFGPKVVKTDSGATMDDGSAPYTFVDNPQALLDITDLVFIDPIGTGYSQVEGVGENEDFWGLNEDARSIAQFMRIWVTKHGRWQAPKFIAGESFGTTRAAKIAEVLEGGGQTMAVNGIILISQALDYAGSSSWEDNITSFFTYLPSMAATAWYHNKAGEGKELEAFVQEAREFAYNDYLTALYKGEKQTEGEKSAIADKLVYFTGLDKDFILRSDNQILMHRFKKELLRDQGKAIGTLDGRYLATETDKAAEGPVLGDPSSYMTGAAYTATWNDYVTRELGVVMDRPYYSSAVGMGGNWNWKPVPDGAYWEPSYVSTARSLSEAMHRNTAMKVMVANGYYDLITPFFDAEYTFARHNFPQERIEMKYYEAGHMMYNHQEDFDALSQDIREFLTKLIQ; encoded by the coding sequence ATGAAAACCAATCTTTCGATTTTAGTCTTTTTGCTTGGTATGATCTCCCAATCTTTTGCTCAAGAGGAGAAGGCTGAAAAAACTGAGGTGAACCGAGATCCAATTAAGTTTGAAAAGGCCATGTCAGGTACTTTTAATGGTCAAAAGGTAGACTATAATGCAGTAGTAAGTGAGACATTTCTTCGCAATTCAAAAGGAGAAGTTACGGCTGGCTTATGGAGTACTGCCTATATCAGAACGGGTGTGGATTCTTCTAAGCGTCCTGTCACTTTTATTTTTAATGGCGGACCCGGCTCAGCCTCATTCTGGCTACATATGGGCTTCTTTGGGCCTAAAGTAGTCAAGACTGACTCAGGAGCTACAATGGATGATGGGTCTGCTCCTTACACATTTGTGGACAATCCACAGGCGCTATTGGACATCACCGATTTGGTTTTTATAGACCCGATAGGCACAGGTTATAGTCAAGTAGAAGGAGTTGGTGAAAACGAGGACTTTTGGGGATTGAATGAAGACGCGAGATCCATTGCCCAATTCATGAGAATTTGGGTTACCAAACATGGAAGATGGCAAGCACCCAAGTTTATCGCAGGAGAGAGTTTTGGAACCACAAGAGCAGCAAAAATTGCGGAAGTCCTGGAAGGTGGAGGACAAACCATGGCAGTTAATGGAATTATATTGATTTCACAAGCCTTGGATTACGCGGGTTCTTCCTCTTGGGAGGACAATATCACATCGTTCTTCACTTACCTTCCCTCTATGGCGGCCACTGCTTGGTACCATAATAAAGCAGGAGAGGGAAAAGAGTTGGAGGCCTTTGTTCAGGAGGCAAGAGAATTCGCTTATAATGATTATTTGACGGCCCTTTATAAAGGAGAAAAACAGACTGAAGGCGAAAAATCAGCCATTGCAGATAAACTGGTTTACTTTACCGGGCTAGATAAAGATTTCATCCTACGTTCCGATAATCAAATCTTAATGCATCGGTTTAAAAAGGAACTACTAAGAGACCAAGGAAAGGCAATCGGAACTTTAGATGGTCGCTATTTAGCTACTGAAACAGACAAAGCTGCTGAGGGACCAGTGCTAGGAGATCCAAGTAGTTATATGACTGGTGCCGCTTATACAGCTACCTGGAATGATTACGTCACGAGAGAATTGGGTGTGGTCATGGATAGACCATATTATTCCTCTGCGGTAGGAATGGGGGGAAACTGGAATTGGAAACCGGTACCAGATGGCGCCTATTGGGAGCCTAGCTACGTGAGTACTGCCAGATCTTTAAGTGAAGCCATGCACAGAAATACGGCTATGAAAGTTATGGTGGCCAATGGATATTATGATTTAATTACCCCCTTCTTTGATGCAGAATACACCTTTGCAAGGCATAATTTCCCTCAGGAGAGAATAGAAATGAAGTATTATGAGGCTGGGCATATGATGTATAATCATCAAGAAGACTTTGATGCATTATCCCAGGACATTCGTGAGTTTTTGACCAAATTGATCCAATAA
- a CDS encoding TonB-dependent receptor domain-containing protein, whose translation MKKAFTLLFLLFSYHLSAQINIRVLDGNSNSPLENVRVKAEGHPLTSTDSEGEISIQETNTIAISFALEGYEKVEKTFGPGNHELSLQPSIYNLSAVTVSAFESERPILEQSASISVVNERDLSRFNETSIVNSFNTKPGIRIEERAPASYRISIRGSSLRAPFGVRNVKVYWNEVPFTSPDGTTALNLLDLTNIRTAEVIKGPSGSIYGAGNGGVINLASKADPNGGRVSTDFSAGSFGMSRYRIGLSQQVAQGGFDAAFVQQKSDGYREQSAMDRKVFQLGGYFPVSNKQEIRTQLLISDLNYQIPGGLNADQVAEDPTQARPGSVEQNSSIFQQSVFASFAHLYNFSEKINNNTVVYLNTNDFENPFNLDYKKELGFGFGGRTKFTFDTDLGGKELRIIAGGEYQTSYTDAQNFGNRGGVADTIRFADKLRATQGFLFQQAEWQGTEKLLITLGLSENFSSFEIDRLVDAAGGDLGVQKRSFDPIVVPRLAFNYLLNPSSSLFTSISSGFSPPTIDEVRTNEGSLNLDLEAEKGLNTEIGYRMGKDRLNIEATAFYFQLKQTITTYTNEQGVVLFRNAGATDQKGIEASIDYALIQNNNAFLRDLKIGTAFTGHYFKFKDYQKRDNDYSGNDLTGVSPNTLVSRLDFRTAPGIYLNFTHQFSDEIPLNDANTVYQNSYNLVNLRFGWAKWLGKSWELEAFGGVDNLLNESYSLGNDLNPFGGRYYQPAPTRNWYGGIKVAFNY comes from the coding sequence ATGAAAAAAGCATTTACGCTACTATTCCTGCTCTTTAGTTATCACCTAAGTGCACAAATCAACATTCGAGTTCTAGATGGAAACTCAAATTCACCTTTAGAAAATGTGAGGGTGAAAGCAGAAGGACATCCCTTAACAAGTACAGATTCGGAAGGAGAGATTTCGATCCAAGAAACCAATACCATTGCTATATCATTTGCTTTAGAAGGATATGAAAAAGTTGAAAAAACATTTGGTCCGGGAAATCATGAACTTTCTCTTCAGCCATCTATCTACAATCTTTCCGCTGTCACAGTTTCTGCATTTGAATCAGAACGTCCTATTTTGGAGCAATCTGCCTCAATTTCGGTAGTCAATGAAAGAGATCTCAGTCGCTTTAACGAAACTTCTATTGTCAATTCATTTAACACGAAACCAGGGATTAGAATTGAAGAAAGAGCACCTGCCTCCTATCGAATTTCTATTCGTGGGAGTTCTCTACGGGCACCATTTGGCGTAAGAAATGTAAAAGTCTATTGGAATGAAGTGCCTTTTACTTCCCCAGATGGCACCACGGCCTTAAACCTCTTAGACTTGACAAATATTCGGACTGCAGAGGTGATCAAGGGGCCTTCAGGAAGTATTTATGGTGCTGGTAATGGCGGGGTAATCAATTTGGCCAGTAAAGCGGATCCCAATGGAGGAAGAGTCAGTACGGATTTTTCTGCCGGAAGCTTTGGGATGTCCCGGTATCGGATTGGTTTATCCCAGCAAGTAGCACAAGGGGGCTTTGACGCCGCATTTGTCCAACAAAAATCGGATGGGTACCGGGAGCAATCTGCCATGGATAGAAAAGTCTTTCAATTGGGAGGTTATTTCCCTGTTTCCAATAAGCAGGAAATTAGAACCCAGCTCTTGATTTCAGACTTGAATTATCAAATTCCAGGAGGCCTTAATGCCGACCAAGTTGCAGAGGACCCAACCCAGGCAAGACCTGGATCAGTTGAACAAAATAGCTCAATTTTCCAGCAATCTGTTTTTGCTTCATTCGCTCATTTGTACAATTTTTCAGAAAAAATAAACAACAACACGGTAGTCTATTTGAATACCAATGATTTTGAAAACCCATTCAATTTGGATTACAAAAAAGAATTGGGATTTGGTTTTGGAGGTAGGACCAAATTTACATTTGATACTGACCTTGGAGGAAAAGAGTTAAGAATCATTGCAGGTGGAGAATATCAAACCAGTTATACAGACGCACAAAACTTTGGTAACCGGGGTGGAGTTGCGGACACCATACGATTTGCAGATAAACTAAGAGCAACTCAAGGATTCCTTTTCCAACAGGCTGAATGGCAGGGGACAGAAAAATTATTGATAACGCTTGGGCTAAGTGAGAATTTCTCAAGTTTTGAAATTGACAGATTAGTAGATGCTGCAGGAGGGGATTTAGGAGTACAGAAAAGAAGCTTTGATCCAATAGTAGTTCCAAGATTGGCATTTAATTACCTGCTTAATCCTTCATCATCCCTATTCACCAGTATCAGTAGTGGTTTTTCACCTCCAACAATCGACGAAGTAAGAACCAATGAGGGTAGCCTCAATTTGGACTTAGAGGCTGAAAAAGGATTGAATACAGAGATTGGATATAGAATGGGAAAAGACAGATTGAATATTGAAGCCACCGCGTTTTACTTTCAATTAAAACAAACCATTACAACTTACACCAACGAGCAAGGAGTGGTATTATTCAGAAATGCTGGAGCTACAGACCAAAAAGGGATTGAAGCTTCCATCGATTATGCCTTGATTCAAAACAACAATGCATTTCTAAGAGATTTGAAAATCGGTACCGCCTTTACTGGACATTATTTCAAATTCAAAGACTACCAAAAACGAGATAACGACTATTCAGGAAATGACCTTACCGGAGTTTCGCCCAACACGTTGGTGAGTAGGTTAGATTTTCGAACTGCTCCAGGAATCTACCTTAATTTCACTCATCAGTTTTCGGATGAAATCCCATTAAATGATGCGAATACCGTCTACCAGAATTCCTATAACTTGGTCAACCTAAGATTTGGTTGGGCCAAGTGGCTGGGCAAATCCTGGGAACTTGAAGCTTTTGGTGGGGTAGACAACTTACTGAATGAAAGTTATTCTTTGGGGAATGATTTGAATCCGTTTGGCGGAAGATATTATCAACCAGCCCCCACCAGAAATTGGTATGGAGGTATCAAAGTAGCCTTCAATTATTAA
- the gldD gene encoding gliding motility lipoprotein GldD, which produces MRKILLYIPILLGLTACEDSYLPKPPGYNRIDLPAHSFQTLSSGYPYQLEFSKYSQVEADSFNIEEEEWINLHYVDFGAKVHLTYKKIGDGVSFEKLSNDAFKLTAKHQVKAYGIQESVALTPEGYTGVIAELTGEVPTQFQFFVTDSTKNFLRGALYFNTATKNDSLAPVIEYIKVDMAHLMNSVQFQN; this is translated from the coding sequence ATGCGAAAAATTCTTTTGTATATACCTATTTTGTTAGGACTTACGGCTTGTGAAGATTCATATCTTCCAAAACCTCCTGGATATAACCGAATAGACTTACCTGCCCATAGTTTTCAAACTTTATCAAGTGGGTATCCATATCAGTTGGAATTTTCGAAATACAGTCAGGTAGAAGCAGATTCCTTTAATATAGAGGAAGAGGAGTGGATAAACTTACACTATGTGGATTTTGGAGCAAAAGTCCATTTAACCTATAAGAAAATCGGAGATGGAGTGAGTTTCGAAAAGTTGTCCAATGATGCGTTCAAATTAACTGCAAAGCATCAAGTGAAAGCCTATGGGATTCAGGAATCTGTAGCTCTTACGCCTGAAGGTTATACTGGAGTCATTGCAGAGCTGACAGGAGAAGTTCCTACTCAATTTCAGTTTTTTGTGACCGACTCTACAAAAAACTTCTTAAGAGGTGCGCTGTATTTCAATACTGCGACAAAAAATGATTCACTCGCTCCTGTGATAGAATACATCAAGGTGGACATGGCCCACCTGATGAATTCCGTACAATTTCAAAACTGA